The Prinia subflava isolate CZ2003 ecotype Zambia chromosome 5, Cam_Psub_1.2, whole genome shotgun sequence genome window below encodes:
- the RPS6KL1 gene encoding ribosomal protein S6 kinase-like 1: MSRAEAEPCSRALAQARVYLGQLRARVGPAGPEGGGRRDYLVEAARQLRLALERDVSEDYEEAFNHYQNGVDVLLRGVQVDPNKERREAVKRKITQYLRRAEEIFICHLQRAAGGGSSIGSGYSSLRFRPIRTLSSAVENLRRCKVVGVIDKVQIVQDPATGETFILKSLPKSHVETRERQTIIPHGVPFMVKLLCYYVSEDSIFLHLEHVQGETLWSHLRSKYCVQQDCADSNTTQALRDHGTEDGVGNSQDGSQVPIPPVWIGSGLLGSMNCGVLGNTDASLPHEQSPGPTDSGAGTHCQLLLAPAGGRGAAPAGQDLSVTQTVPGVVDHFPAVSAKCPGHPASQGLVVYPWNDLTSSTGCTSERTASQQGPRLPQGLVPGPKTVRGGQPGAGQLPAQKVPEASQAQPLLTLGERQLSAGVTLSSSGKPSVPDPAMREPSWGASPTCGWLSKEPPSGQCRALASHGHNRRAWAVNEEQVQLWAAEILLALEGLHQQGVLCRDLNPRNLLLDTAGHVRLTFFGQWTEVEPHYSSQAREELYSAPEVGGIVEPTEAADCWSFGSLLYELLTGVPLSQNHPSGIQPHTQLHLPEGLSLAATSLLTELLQYNPKRRLGSGGGGITKLKSHSFFSTVPWSKLVG; this comes from the exons ATGAGCCGGGCCGAGGCCGAGCCCTGCTCCCGGGCGCTGGCGCAGGCCCGCGTCTACCTGGGGCAGCTGCGGGCCCGCGTGGGGCCGGCGGGGCCCGAGGGCGGCGGGCGCCGCGATTACCTGGTGGAGGCGGCGCGGCAGCTGCGCCTGGCGCTGGAGCGGGACGTCAGCGAGGACTACGAGGAGGCCTTCAACCACTACCAGAACGGCGTGGACGTGCTGCTCCGCGGCGTGCAGG TTGACCCCAACAAGGAGCGTCGGGAGGCCGTGAAGAGGAAGATCACCCAGTACCTGCGGCGCGCCGAGGAAATCTTCATCTGCCACCTGCagcgggcggcggggggcggcagCTCCATCGGCTCG GGCTACAGCAGCCTGCGCTTCCGGCCGATCAGGACATTGAGCTCAGCAGTGGAGAACCTGAGACGGTGTAAGGTTGTGGGAGTGATTGATAAG GTGCAGATTGTCCAGGATCCAGCCACTGGTGAGACCTTTATACTTAAG AGCCTCCCCAAATCCCACGTTGAGACACGTGAGCGACAGACCATCATCCCTCATGGGGTCCCCTTCATGGTCAAGCTGTTGTGCTACTATGTGAGTGAGGACTCCATCTTTCTCCATCTGGAGCACGTGCAGG gGGAGACACTGTGGTCTCACCTCCGCTCCAAGTACTGTGTACAGCAGGACTGTGCCGATTCAAACACCACGCAAGCTCTGAGGGACCACGGCACAGAGGATGGTGTGGGAAACTCCCAGGATGGCAGCCAAGTACCCATCCCCCCTGTTTGGATAGGCAGTGGCCTCCTGGGCTCTATGAATTGTGGAGTATTGGGAAACACTGATGCCTCACTACCTCACGAGCAGTCCCCTGGTCCCACAGACTCTGGTGCAGGGACCCACTGCCAGCTtctcctggctcctgctggggGCAGGGGAGCTGCACCTGCAGGACAGGATCTGAGTGTGACACAGACTGTGCCTGGTGTTGTGGACCATTTTCCAGCAGTGTCAGCCAAATGCCCTGGCCACCCTGCCAGCCAGGGCCTGGTTGTCTACCCATGGAATGATCttaccagcagcacaggctgtacATCTGAGAGAACAGCCTCCCAACAAGGCCCCAGGCTTCCCCAGGGGCTTGTCCCTGGACCAAAGACTGTGAGAGGGggccagccaggagcagggcaacTGCCAGCTCAGAAAGTGCCTGAGGCttcccaggctcagccccttctgACCTTGGGTGAGAGGCAGCTTTCTGCAGGAGTTACCCTGTCCAGCTCTGGAAAACCCAGTGTGCCTGACCCAGCCATGAGGGAGCCCTCGTGGGGAGCAAGCCCGACCTGTGGCTGGCTCAGCAAAGAGCCCCCCTCAGGACAGTGCAGGGCTTTGGCTTCCCACGGGCACAACCGGAGAGCGTGGGCTGTAAATGAAGAGCAGGTGCAGCTGTGGGCAGCCGAAATCCTGCTGGCCTTGGAGGGACTTCACCAACAGGGTGTATTGTGCCGGGACCTCAACCCCAGGAACCTGCTGCTTGATACAGCAG gtcaTGTCCGTCTCACCTTCTTTGGCCAGTGGACAGAGGTGGAGCCCCACTACAGCAGCCAGGCACGGGAAGAGCTGTACAGTGCTCCAG AAGTGGGGGGGATCGTGGAGCCCACTGAAGCAGCTGACTGCTGGAGCTTTGGCTCTCTCTTGTACGAGTTGCTGACAGGAGTG ccactCTCCCAAAACCATCCATCAGGGATTCAGCCTCACACCCAGCTGCATCTGCCAGAGGGCCTCAGCCTGGCTGCTACTTCACTGCTCACCGAG ctcctgcagtaCAATCCAAAACGGCGCTTGGGCTCTGGAGGAGGTGGCATAACAAAGCTGAAGTCTCACTCTTTCTTCAGCACAGTCCCATGGAGCAAGCTGGTGGGCTAG
- the PGF gene encoding placenta growth factor isoform X2, translating to MLLLGAFLRLLVAGTLGAPPAPAPEERGTPSTEPPVLTFREIWNRSFCRPLEQLVDVISEFPNEVEYIFRPSCVSLQRCGGCCGDEGLRCVPVETSTVTMQLLKIKPNGEAPYVEMVFTEHKQCECRPRQDLVRLGRRRSKGRDVAHCAGSLCPAPSLAPTTWV from the exons aTGCTGCTGCTCGGCGCCTTCCTGCGGTTGCTGGTGGCCGGGACGCTGGGGGCACCGCCAGCCCCG gcccCGGAGGAACGGGGGACCCCTAGCACGGAGCCGCCCG TCCTGACTTTTCGGGAGATCTGGAATCGTAGTTTCTGCCGgcctctggagcagctggtggACGTCATTAGCGAATTCCCCAACGAGGTGGAGTACATTTTCAGACCCTCCTGCGTCTCCCTGCAGCGCTGTGGAGGCTGTTGTGGGGACGAGGGTCTCCGCTGCGTCCCCGTGGAGACGAGCACGGTCACCATGCAG CTCCTGAAGATAAAGCCAAACGGGGAGGCACCCTATGTGGAGATGGTGTTCACCGAGCACAAGCAGTGCGAGTGCAG GCCCCGGCAGGACCTGGTGCGGTTGGGAAG GAGAAGGTCCAAGGGCCGAG ATGTGGCACACTGCGCAGGtagcctctgccctgcccccaGCCTCGCTCCCACCACCTGGGTCTGA
- the PGF gene encoding placenta growth factor isoform X1, whose product MLLLGAFLRLLVAGTLGAPPAPAPEERGTPSTEPPVLTFREIWNRSFCRPLEQLVDVISEFPNEVEYIFRPSCVSLQRCGGCCGDEGLRCVPVETSTVTMQLLKIKPNGEAPYVEMVFTEHKQCECRPRQDLVRLGRRRSKGRGKRRQDKKGRKDCELCGTLRR is encoded by the exons aTGCTGCTGCTCGGCGCCTTCCTGCGGTTGCTGGTGGCCGGGACGCTGGGGGCACCGCCAGCCCCG gcccCGGAGGAACGGGGGACCCCTAGCACGGAGCCGCCCG TCCTGACTTTTCGGGAGATCTGGAATCGTAGTTTCTGCCGgcctctggagcagctggtggACGTCATTAGCGAATTCCCCAACGAGGTGGAGTACATTTTCAGACCCTCCTGCGTCTCCCTGCAGCGCTGTGGAGGCTGTTGTGGGGACGAGGGTCTCCGCTGCGTCCCCGTGGAGACGAGCACGGTCACCATGCAG CTCCTGAAGATAAAGCCAAACGGGGAGGCACCCTATGTGGAGATGGTGTTCACCGAGCACAAGCAGTGCGAGTGCAG GCCCCGGCAGGACCTGGTGCGGTTGGGAAG GAGAAGGTCCAAGGGCCGAGGTAAGAGAAGACAAGACAAGAAGGGACGGAAAGACTGTGAACT ATGTGGCACACTGCGCAGGtag
- the EIF2B2 gene encoding translation initiation factor eIF2B subunit beta, translating into MPGAAERGSELSEQIEAFAARLRRGGERPRSEDTARQTLSLLRKIVGNGRWSRAGELMDLIRTEGQRMTAAQPSETTVGNMVRRVLKVIREEYGRLHGRSEESDQQESLHKLLTSGGLSEDFRTPYPSLRANVIEAINEMLIELEGTTDNIAMQALEHIHSNEVIMTIGYSRTVEAFLKEAARKRKFQVIVAECAPFCQGHEMAVRLSKENIETTVMSDAAIFAVMSRVNKVIIGTKTILANGALIAVSGTHTLALAAKHHSTPLIVCAPMFKLSPQFPNEEDSFHKFVSPQEVLPFTEGEILAKINVHCPVFDYVPPELITLFISNIGGNAPSYIYRLMSELYHPDDYEL; encoded by the exons ATGCCGGGCGCGGCGGAGCGCGGCTCGGAGCTCTCGGAGCAGATTGAGGCCTTCGCGGCGCGGCTGCGGcgcggcggggagcggccgcGCTCCGAGGACACGGCGCGGCAGACGCTGTCGCTGCTGCGGAAAATCGTCGGGAACGGGCGATGGAGCCGGGCCG GGGAGCTCATGGATCTGATCCGGACAGAGGGCCAGAGGATGACGGCAGCCCAGCCGTCGGAGACAACAGTGGGCAACATGGTGCGACGAGTACTGAAGGTCATTCGTGAGGAATATGGCAG GCTTCACGGGCGCAGCGAGGAGAGCGACCAGCAAGAATCCCTGCACAAGCTCCTGACTTCTGGAGGACTGAGCGAAGATTTCAGAACCCCCTACCCCTCCCTCAGAGCTAATGTTATTGAAGCTATTAATGAGATGCTAATTGAGCTAG AGGGCACCACTGATAACATTGCTATGCAGGCGCTGGAGCACATCCACTCCAACGAGGTGATCATGACCATCGGCTACTCGCGCACGGTCGAAGCCTTCCTGAAGGAAGCCGCTCGCAAGCGCAAGTTCCAGGTCATCGTGGCAGAGTGTGCACCGTTCTGCCAG GGTCATGAAATGGCTGTCAGACTGTCTAAGGAGAATATTGAAACTACTGTCATGAGTGATGCAGCTATTTTTGCTGTCATGTCTCGAGTCAACAAG GTCATCATTGGTACGAAGACAATCCTGGCCAATGGTGCCCTGATCGCTGTGAGTGGGACTCACACTCTGGCACTGGCAGCTAAGCACCACTCCACTCCGCTCATCGTGTGTGCCCCCATGTTCAAGCTTTCACCGCAG TTCCCTAATGAAGAAGATTCATTCCACAAGTTTGTGTCACCACAGGAAGTGCTGCCATTCACAGAAG GGGAGATCCTGGCAAAAATCAATGTTCACTGCCCAGTGTTTGACTACGTCCCTCCAGAGCTCATTACTCTCTTCATTTCTAACATTGGGGGTAATGCACCGTCCTACATCTACCGCCTCATGAGCGAGCTCTACCATCCGGATGACTATGAACTCTAA
- the LOC134551410 gene encoding DNA mismatch repair protein Mlh3-like: protein MSFMSILQVLQQVDNKFIACLINTRNGMETKADGNLLILVDQHAAHERIRLEQLIADSYEKEAAACGKKKILSSSISPPLEIEVTEEQRRFLRCCYKNLEDLGLELSFPETNNSLILVRKVPMCFIEREANELRRKRQPITKSIVEELIQEQVELVQTTRGGARGTLPLTFLKVLASQACHGAIKFNEHLTLEESCRLIEALSSCKLPFQCAHGRPSMLPLADIEHLQQEKQPKPNLTRLRKMARAWQLFGKKKEPI from the exons ATGAGTTTTATGAGTATCTTACAGGTTCTTCAGCAAGTGGACAATAAATTTATTGCTTGTTTAATTAACACTAGGAATGGAATGGAAACAAAGGCAG ATGGAAACCTCTTGATTTTGGTGGACCAACATGCAGCTCATGAACGGATCCGCTTGGAGCAGCTGATTGCAG ATTCCTATGAGAAGGAAGCTGCAGCATGTGGCAAGAAGAAAATACTGTCATCTTCCATCTCTCCTCCTTTAGAGATTGAAGTTACAGAAGAGCAAAGAAGATTTCTACG atgcTGCTACAAAAATTTGGAGGACTTGGGTCTTGAATTATCATTTCCTGAGACAAACAACTCCTTGATTCTTGTGAGGAAAGTGCCAATGTGTTTTATAGAAAGAGAAGCCAATGAATTACGACGCAAAAGACAACCTATCACTAAAAGCATTGTGGAG gagCTCATTCAAGAACAAGTTGAG CTAGTGCAGACCACAAGAGGAGGAGCCCGAGGGACACTTCCTCTGACGTTTCTGAAGGTGTTAGCTTCCCAGGCCTGTCATG GAGCTATTAAGTTTAATGAGCATTTGACTTtggaggagagctgcaggcttATTGAAGCTTTGTCATCTTGTAAGCTACCCTTCCAGTGTGCTCATGGAAGACCTTCAATGCTGCCTCTTGCAGACATAGAACAtttgcagcaggaaaaacag ccTAAACCTAATTTGACCAGACTGAGGAAGATGGCACGAGCATGGCAgctatttggaaaaaaaaaagaacctatttaa